In Lentibacillus amyloliquefaciens, one DNA window encodes the following:
- a CDS encoding phosphomevalonate kinase: MLPESPLTIKVPGKLMVAGEFAVLEKYQQLVVTAVDRFVYAKLEDSSKNRLTLEAFDLKDMAWLYEANAVKVETADERIRFVEEAMTVVYTYLRENNIEPVPFHLAVRSELDDASGKKYGLGSSAAVVTSVVAAILMRFLPEKPSEKLIFKLAAISHVKTQGSGSGADVAASSYGGFLQYASFQADWLRGAYFETESITGLVNEDWPYFHVNPIQLPDNVYMCIGWTGSPASTHQLVRDISKLKTDNLPLYEQFMAESKKAVSTFLNGVAESNPNAIISGTKQNRQALAAVGRHANVEIETPLLKTLCDLAEEHGGAGKPSGAGGGDCGIAFLPSREKADQLINAWEAAGIKPLDITVSKDGAVVI, translated from the coding sequence ATGTTGCCTGAGTCACCTTTAACAATCAAAGTCCCCGGAAAATTAATGGTTGCCGGGGAGTTTGCCGTACTGGAAAAATATCAACAATTAGTTGTGACAGCTGTCGACCGCTTCGTTTATGCAAAATTAGAGGATAGCAGCAAAAACCGGCTGACGCTTGAGGCGTTTGATTTGAAGGACATGGCCTGGCTCTATGAAGCAAATGCCGTCAAGGTCGAAACGGCTGATGAGCGCATCCGGTTTGTGGAAGAAGCGATGACCGTTGTCTATACATATTTAAGAGAAAATAACATTGAACCGGTGCCATTCCATCTTGCAGTCCGCAGTGAACTGGATGATGCATCAGGAAAAAAATATGGGCTCGGTTCGAGTGCAGCCGTTGTGACCTCTGTGGTGGCAGCAATTCTGATGCGATTTTTACCGGAAAAACCATCTGAAAAGCTGATTTTTAAACTGGCGGCGATTTCTCATGTGAAAACACAAGGGAGTGGCTCAGGGGCAGATGTTGCAGCGTCATCCTACGGCGGTTTTCTGCAGTATGCTTCGTTTCAGGCAGATTGGCTGCGCGGAGCTTATTTTGAGACAGAAAGTATAACAGGACTCGTTAATGAAGACTGGCCTTATTTCCATGTGAACCCGATTCAACTGCCTGATAATGTCTATATGTGTATCGGATGGACCGGTTCACCTGCTTCAACACACCAATTGGTTCGAGACATTTCCAAACTTAAGACAGATAATCTGCCGTTATATGAGCAATTTATGGCTGAAAGCAAAAAGGCGGTCAGCACTTTTTTAAATGGCGTGGCTGAAAGTAACCCGAATGCCATCATCAGTGGAACAAAACAAAACCGGCAGGCACTTGCGGCAGTTGGCCGACATGCGAATGTTGAAATCGAGACGCCATTACTAAAAACATTATGCGACCTCGCTGAAGAACATGGTGGTGCCGGTAAGCCTTCCGGAGCCGGCGGCGGTGACTGCGGCATTGCTTTTCTCCCGTCCCGAGAAAAAGCAGACCAGCTTATCAACGCATGGGAAGCGGCAGGCATAAAGCCTCTGGATATCACTGTCTCCAAAGATGGAGCAGTTGTGATATAA
- the mvaD gene encoding diphosphomevalonate decarboxylase: MKATAKAHTNIALIKYWGKRDEPLILPMNNSLSLTLDGFHTTTSVAFQDRLTADQFYLNNRLVEGAESRRVSIFLDLIRKEAGRTDVCAEVHSTNHVPTAAGFASSASGFAALAAAASKAIGLPVNEQELSILTRQGSGSACRSIYGGFVEWEKGTKADGSDSHAVPVAPADHWDLRVAAVVLSSDEKKVLSREGMKRTVDTSPFYPAWVQSIPDDLEAIKEGIAEKDFEKVGEIAEANCLRMHATTLAANPPFSYWHSTTLSIMQAVRQLRSDGIPAFFTIDAGPNVKVLYTPEHEDIIRNTLQNVPGVHDIKVSRPGQGVSFI, encoded by the coding sequence ATGAAAGCGACAGCAAAAGCCCATACGAATATTGCCCTTATTAAATATTGGGGGAAACGTGACGAACCCTTGATTCTGCCGATGAACAACAGTCTGTCACTGACATTGGATGGTTTTCATACGACAACAAGCGTTGCATTTCAGGATCGTCTGACAGCAGATCAGTTCTATTTGAATAACCGTCTGGTTGAGGGAGCAGAATCTCGCCGTGTCAGCATATTTCTTGACCTTATCCGCAAAGAAGCAGGCCGGACTGATGTGTGTGCCGAGGTACATTCGACCAACCATGTCCCGACAGCAGCCGGCTTTGCATCATCTGCCTCCGGGTTTGCCGCACTTGCTGCTGCAGCATCCAAGGCAATAGGTTTACCGGTTAATGAGCAGGAGCTTTCCATTTTGACACGGCAAGGCTCCGGTTCAGCCTGCCGTTCGATATATGGGGGGTTTGTCGAATGGGAAAAAGGAACAAAAGCGGACGGTTCTGATTCGCATGCGGTCCCGGTCGCACCAGCTGATCATTGGGATCTCAGGGTTGCTGCCGTTGTTCTGTCATCTGATGAAAAGAAAGTTCTGAGCAGAGAAGGAATGAAGCGTACCGTTGACACCTCTCCGTTCTACCCTGCGTGGGTACAGAGCATTCCGGACGACCTTGAAGCAATCAAAGAAGGCATTGCTGAAAAAGATTTTGAAAAAGTGGGCGAAATCGCGGAAGCCAATTGTCTCAGGATGCATGCGACAACGTTGGCTGCCAATCCGCCGTTTAGTTATTGGCACAGCACGACATTGTCTATTATGCAAGCTGTGCGCCAGTTGCGGTCAGACGGCATCCCGGCGTTTTTCACAATTGATGCTGGACCGAATGTGAAAGTGCTTTATACACCGGAACATGAGGACATCATTCGAAATACACTTCAAAATGTCCCTGGCGTTCATGATATTAAAGTAAGCAGACCCGGTCAGGGCGTATCCTTCATATAG
- the mvk gene encoding mevalonate kinase — protein sequence MSIEKATTSVQTATGVAHSKLILIGEHAVVHGQPAISLPFPLVGVEAIIDYVPGSVKIDSTFYHGPIDSAPDSLNGLASCIRATLDDLEMPCEDLLIRIKSSIPPGKGLGSSASVSVAVIRALFAYAEEDYEMEDILRLADISERHAHGEPSGIDTLTISSEMPIWYQKEGQFDMIEPQGNFHFIVADSGRMGDTRLAVESVTNLIRSAPRRIHSKLERLGEITHRARTALESASKHLLGHMLNEAQKELEALGVSDAGLNRLIYIARQEGALGAKLTGGGNGGCVIALAKNEVHSKHLCEKLKKFGAHAVWSFSLNKKAD from the coding sequence ATGAGCATTGAAAAAGCAACAACTTCAGTACAAACAGCTACTGGTGTAGCTCATAGCAAATTGATTTTAATCGGAGAACATGCAGTTGTACACGGACAACCTGCTATTTCCCTTCCATTTCCGCTCGTTGGTGTTGAGGCAATTATCGATTATGTGCCCGGTTCGGTAAAAATCGACAGCACGTTCTATCATGGTCCGATCGATTCGGCACCTGACTCATTGAACGGGCTTGCCTCTTGCATCAGAGCAACTTTGGATGATCTTGAAATGCCTTGTGAAGACTTGCTCATCCGTATCAAATCATCCATACCGCCCGGGAAAGGACTGGGATCAAGCGCCTCTGTTTCCGTTGCGGTTATCCGCGCGCTCTTTGCATATGCAGAAGAGGATTATGAAATGGAAGATATTCTTCGCCTCGCTGATATTTCAGAACGGCATGCTCACGGAGAGCCGAGCGGGATTGATACACTGACAATCTCATCTGAAATGCCAATCTGGTATCAGAAGGAAGGACAGTTTGATATGATTGAGCCTCAAGGCAATTTCCATTTTATTGTGGCAGATTCCGGCAGAATGGGTGATACTCGGCTTGCTGTGGAATCGGTCACGAATTTGATTAGATCAGCGCCAAGACGGATTCACTCGAAGCTCGAGCGGCTCGGTGAAATTACGCACCGTGCCAGAACAGCACTGGAGTCGGCCAGCAAGCATCTTCTCGGTCATATGCTGAATGAAGCACAAAAGGAACTGGAAGCACTGGGCGTCAGTGACGCAGGTTTAAACCGGCTCATCTATATTGCCCGCCAGGAAGGCGCATTAGGTGCTAAATTAACGGGCGGCGGCAATGGCGGCTGTGTCATTGCACTGGCCAAAAATGAGGTGCACTCAAAACATCTGTGCGAAAAACTGAAAAAATTTGGCGCACATGCTGTATGGTCTTTCTCATTGAACAAAAAAGCAGACTAG
- a CDS encoding hydroxymethylglutaryl-CoA reductase, degradative has translation METSRIPGFYNMTVEERRTLLSSMDLFTEDDAAYLFSKEPLPMDTANNMIENVIGTFPLPLGLGLNFLINGKDYCIPMAIEEPSVVASASHIAKIVRETGGFTAEATERVMTGQIQVVGCSDFNAAKEAILNEKDTLLEAANNAYPSLRKRGGGACDLEVRLLNEGSDSKYSQMLVLHLYINTCDAMGANMVNTMAESLAPVVEELTGGKVYLRILSNYPDRCLASARCVIPPELLETGDFSGEEVRDGVIHAYEFAASDPYRAVTHNKGIMNGIDPVVIATGNDWRAVEAGAHAHAARDGMYTSMTNWYSDEKGNLVGELELPMSVGTVGGSIRVHPIAKLAHKLLNVDSARELSQVIVAVGLAQNLGALKALATDGIQKGHMALHSRSVAIAAGATGEMIDVISQRLIDEKEIRVGKAKELVAEYTK, from the coding sequence ATGGAAACTTCCAGAATTCCCGGCTTTTATAATATGACAGTTGAAGAACGCCGAACATTGCTCTCCTCAATGGATTTGTTCACCGAAGATGATGCAGCTTATTTGTTTTCCAAAGAACCGCTGCCGATGGATACAGCCAATAACATGATCGAAAATGTGATTGGTACATTCCCGCTTCCATTGGGGCTGGGATTGAATTTCCTGATAAATGGGAAAGACTATTGTATTCCAATGGCGATTGAGGAGCCATCTGTCGTGGCATCAGCCAGCCATATTGCGAAAATTGTCAGGGAAACTGGCGGGTTCACTGCTGAAGCGACCGAGCGTGTCATGACCGGTCAGATTCAGGTTGTCGGCTGTTCTGATTTTAATGCAGCAAAGGAAGCCATACTAAATGAAAAGGATACACTTCTTGAAGCCGCCAACAATGCATACCCAAGCCTCAGAAAAAGGGGCGGCGGGGCTTGTGATCTGGAAGTCCGGCTATTAAATGAAGGATCAGATTCTAAATACAGCCAGATGCTTGTCCTGCATCTATACATCAATACGTGTGATGCCATGGGAGCCAACATGGTTAATACGATGGCAGAGTCTTTGGCGCCTGTTGTTGAGGAATTGACCGGGGGAAAAGTCTATTTACGGATTTTGTCAAATTATCCTGACCGGTGTCTGGCAAGCGCACGTTGTGTCATACCGCCGGAGTTGCTTGAGACAGGCGATTTTTCCGGTGAAGAAGTACGGGATGGGGTCATTCATGCTTATGAATTTGCCGCGTCTGATCCGTATCGCGCTGTAACCCATAATAAAGGCATCATGAACGGAATCGATCCTGTTGTCATTGCAACCGGTAATGACTGGCGAGCGGTTGAGGCCGGCGCGCATGCACATGCTGCACGGGACGGCATGTACACCTCTATGACAAACTGGTATAGTGACGAAAAGGGGAATTTGGTCGGTGAATTGGAACTGCCGATGTCAGTTGGTACAGTAGGCGGCTCCATTCGAGTCCATCCGATTGCCAAACTTGCCCATAAACTGTTGAATGTTGACTCAGCCCGGGAGCTATCGCAAGTCATTGTGGCTGTAGGACTTGCGCAAAACCTGGGAGCACTGAAAGCATTGGCGACAGACGGCATCCAGAAGGGGCATATGGCATTACATTCTCGCTCTGTTGCCATTGCAGCAGGAGCCACAGGAGAGATGATTGATGTGATCTCACAACGGTTGATTGATGAAAAAGAAATCCGTGTCGGAAAAGCTAAAGAATTGGTGGCAGAATATACAAAATGA
- a CDS encoding TIGR02206 family membrane protein yields METLFLEEHGEPFIAFSSSHLAALFIYFAGIIIFLIFFRKIIGSTQAYSIIRWSLFSLLILSEVSYQTYTALNGIWSLADHIFLHLCGIAGITGAIALFTHNKMLIQITFFIGLVPAFLALLTPELPYDFPHYRYMKFFIHHTVISWTSIFLVVSNGITMTFKSFLNTYGLLLIYAAIIGFLVNPLLGSNYLYLSHTPEASTPLDLLGNGIWYYVNLCILAFAVFFIQFLVYRFFTRNSSGR; encoded by the coding sequence ATGGAAACTCTGTTTTTGGAAGAACACGGCGAACCATTTATAGCATTCAGTTCAAGTCATTTGGCAGCATTATTCATATATTTTGCCGGGATCATTATTTTCCTGATATTCTTTCGGAAAATTATCGGCAGCACCCAGGCTTACAGCATCATTCGCTGGAGCCTGTTCAGTCTGCTGATTTTATCCGAAGTAAGCTACCAGACCTATACCGCACTCAACGGCATCTGGAGTTTGGCGGATCATATTTTTCTCCATCTTTGTGGCATTGCCGGGATCACCGGTGCTATCGCGCTGTTCACACATAATAAAATGCTGATCCAAATCACCTTTTTCATCGGGCTCGTGCCGGCATTTTTAGCCTTGCTGACGCCTGAACTGCCGTATGACTTCCCGCATTATCGTTATATGAAATTTTTCATTCACCACACTGTGATTTCATGGACGAGTATATTTTTAGTGGTCTCCAATGGTATTACGATGACGTTTAAATCTTTCTTGAACACATATGGTTTATTATTAATCTATGCTGCCATCATTGGGTTTCTGGTGAATCCGCTGCTTGGTTCCAATTATTTATATCTGTCTCATACCCCTGAAGCCAGCACCCCGCTTGATTTGCTCGGGAACGGCATCTGGTATTATGTGAATCTATGTATCCTAGCGTTCGCCGTCTTCTTTATCCAATTTCTGGTATACAGGTTCTTTACGCGAAATTCGTCTGGACGCTAA
- a CDS encoding catalase, whose amino-acid sequence MDESENQNEHKNEDENTSSRGYNDSDYNRKQEQLDQYREHNTGPGEKMTDDAGFKISNDRWSLKAGRRGPLLFQDSHFYRKQSRFSRERIPEKVVHARGFGVYGDFETYKSMKHVTRAHFLQEAGRKTPVFTRFSNFIGSSGSKDTAVDIRGFATKFYTQDGNYDNLALQFPVFILADAMKFMDVTHAAKPNPKTHIPQATVAHDSFWDYVVSNPESAHMVMWLMSMRGRPRSWRMMAGWPINTFRFINDHGKSTFVRFKWIPKLGVHSLLLDEANIIGGVDPDFHRRDIIEAIEKGAYPEYELGVQLIDEEDEHKYDFDVLDDTKLWPEEVIPVETIGKLTLNRLVDNFFAEEEQSSFDPASLVPGINFTNDPVLQGRAFAYRDTDYHRLGTGNINEIPVNKPISETNYNNRDGFSKYRIDVDSVDYHKNTLAGNTPAETPPEEGGYAHYPQQVDGHVTRDRPSESFYDHFSQARLFWNSLSIVEKQDLTDTFNYHLGYVKSKPIRQLNVEMWANVDYEMACTIADNIGVERPKGTNVQVSKSSPAISQANTPHYAATQKVGVLIDNGFNGEEVRNTLDYLHQCGVFIEIVSEKLGTVTGSDGTKVDVHETFKTTYPVLYDSLYVVGGRPDNEAKFTQSMLEFVNEAYKRYKPIGVATTGDNFIHSSQANNLAGVVFTANNPNFGDDFVKAIAKQRFWNRT is encoded by the coding sequence ATGGACGAAAGCGAAAACCAAAACGAACACAAAAATGAAGATGAAAACACATCATCAAGAGGGTATAACGACTCTGATTATAATCGTAAACAAGAGCAATTGGATCAATACCGTGAACATAATACCGGCCCAGGCGAGAAAATGACCGATGATGCAGGGTTTAAAATTTCAAATGATCGGTGGAGCTTGAAGGCAGGAAGGCGTGGTCCATTATTATTTCAAGACTCCCATTTTTACAGAAAACAGTCCCGCTTCAGCCGGGAACGCATTCCGGAAAAAGTGGTTCATGCCAGAGGATTTGGTGTTTATGGGGACTTTGAAACGTATAAATCAATGAAACATGTCACCAGGGCTCACTTTCTGCAAGAGGCTGGACGGAAAACGCCTGTGTTCACGCGATTTTCCAACTTCATTGGAAGCTCGGGATCTAAGGATACAGCAGTCGATATACGTGGCTTTGCAACCAAATTTTACACACAAGATGGAAACTACGATAATTTAGCGCTCCAATTCCCTGTCTTCATTCTTGCAGATGCCATGAAATTTATGGACGTGACACATGCCGCTAAACCAAACCCGAAAACGCATATTCCGCAAGCGACTGTCGCGCACGATAGTTTTTGGGACTATGTCGTCAGCAATCCTGAATCTGCACATATGGTGATGTGGCTGATGTCCATGCGGGGACGTCCAAGGAGCTGGCGCATGATGGCAGGGTGGCCGATCAATACATTCCGGTTTATTAATGATCATGGCAAATCGACCTTTGTCAGATTTAAATGGATACCTAAGCTCGGTGTCCATTCACTGCTGCTTGATGAGGCGAATATCATCGGTGGTGTTGATCCGGATTTCCACCGCCGGGATATCATTGAAGCGATTGAAAAGGGCGCCTATCCTGAATATGAATTAGGTGTACAGTTGATTGATGAAGAAGATGAACACAAGTATGATTTTGACGTTTTGGATGATACAAAACTGTGGCCGGAAGAAGTCATTCCTGTTGAAACCATCGGTAAATTGACGTTGAACCGGTTGGTTGATAATTTCTTCGCAGAGGAAGAACAATCATCATTTGACCCTGCGTCACTTGTTCCGGGCATTAACTTCACGAATGACCCTGTCCTCCAAGGGAGAGCTTTTGCTTACAGAGATACAGATTACCACCGGCTTGGCACAGGTAATATTAATGAAATACCCGTTAACAAGCCTATTTCAGAAACGAACTATAACAATCGGGACGGCTTTTCAAAATATCGAATTGATGTGGATTCCGTAGACTATCATAAAAATACATTGGCCGGCAATACACCAGCCGAGACCCCTCCTGAAGAAGGAGGCTATGCGCATTACCCGCAGCAAGTCGACGGACATGTCACACGGGACCGCCCAAGCGAATCATTCTATGATCACTTTTCCCAGGCCAGACTTTTCTGGAACAGCTTATCAATAGTTGAAAAACAAGACCTGACAGACACGTTTAATTATCACCTTGGCTATGTCAAAAGCAAACCGATCAGACAGCTTAATGTGGAAATGTGGGCAAATGTCGATTACGAAATGGCCTGTACCATTGCGGATAATATCGGTGTCGAACGGCCAAAAGGCACGAATGTTCAAGTTTCCAAAAGCTCTCCGGCCATCAGCCAGGCCAACACACCGCATTACGCCGCCACCCAAAAAGTTGGAGTGCTTATTGACAATGGCTTTAACGGTGAAGAAGTAAGAAATACGCTCGACTACCTGCATCAATGCGGGGTCTTTATAGAAATTGTCAGCGAAAAACTTGGAACCGTTACAGGCTCTGACGGTACAAAAGTTGACGTTCATGAGACCTTCAAAACGACCTATCCCGTTCTGTATGATTCACTGTATGTGGTAGGTGGAAGGCCCGACAATGAAGCCAAATTCACCCAAAGCATGCTGGAATTCGTCAATGAAGCTTATAAGCGTTATAAACCAATTGGTGTTGCCACAACCGGCGATAATTTCATCCATTCATCCCAGGCGAATAATCTCGCAGGCGTCGTCTTTACCGCCAACAACCCGAACTTCGGCGACGATTTTGTAAAAGCGATTGCCAAGCAGCGTTTCTGGAATCGGACATAG